The genome window ACGCGGTGGGGATCGGCGCCGCCGGCTTCGTCGACGCGATCCGCGCCAGCATCCTGTTCGCGCCGAACCTGGCCTGGCGCGACGAGCCGCTGAAGAAGGTGATCGAGGATCGCGTCGGGCTTCCCGTTGTGGTCGAGAACGACGCGAACGCGGCGGCCTGGGCGGAGGCCATCCTCGGCGCCGGGCGCGGGTACGAGCACGTCGTCCTCGTCGCGGTCGGCACCGGCATCGGGGCCGGGATCGTCATCAACGGCCAGCTCTACCGTGGTCAGTGGGGCATCGCGGGAGAGCCCGGGCACTACCGGGTGGTGCCCGACGGGCGACCGTGCGGCTGCGGCAAGCGCGGCTGCTGGGAGCAGTACGCGAGCGGGAACGCGCTGGCCATCGAGGCCCGCGAGCTGGCGAAGAACTCGCCTGGCGAGGCGGTCCGCCTGCTCGAGCTGGGCGGGGGTAGCGTGGAGGGGATCAGCGGGCTGGGCGTCACGCAGGCCGCCCGCGAGGGTGACCCCGCCGCCCGGCGCTGTTACGAGATCGTCGGAGGCTGGCTCGGGCACGGCCTGGCAGCGCTGGCGGCGATACTCGACCCCGC of bacterium contains these proteins:
- a CDS encoding ROK family protein, with product MRPPKGRTMGLTIGVDVGGTKVAVGAVDEQGHIIEKLKRSTPSTSPEQTAQVVGDAVTEMLGRHKADAVGIGAAGFVDAIRASILFAPNLAWRDEPLKKVIEDRVGLPVVVENDANAAAWAEAILGAGRGYEHVVLVAVGTGIGAGIVINGQLYRGQWGIAGEPGHYRVVPDGRPCGCGKRGCWEQYASGNALAIEARELAKNSPGEAVRLLELGGGSVEGISGLGVTQAAREGDPAARRCYEIVGGWLGHGLAALAAILDPA